A window of Psychroflexus sp. ALD_RP9 contains these coding sequences:
- a CDS encoding HU family DNA-binding protein, whose protein sequence is MVTIKRVQKVNPQEPDGPRKFHARALQSGVANLDELALLSAKQSSLSKADCYGVIIALLDAIVYRLNEGDKIELGHLGDFRISVSSDGVATEEEFSVAQIKKARILFTPGDDLKGLLNNLKYEQVS, encoded by the coding sequence ATGGTGACAATTAAAAGGGTTCAGAAAGTGAACCCACAGGAGCCAGACGGCCCAAGAAAGTTTCATGCAAGAGCACTGCAAAGTGGTGTTGCTAATTTAGACGAGTTAGCTTTGCTCAGCGCTAAACAATCGAGTTTAAGCAAAGCCGACTGTTATGGTGTAATTATCGCTTTACTCGATGCCATTGTGTATCGGTTAAATGAAGGCGATAAAATTGAACTCGGCCATTTAGGCGATTTCAGAATTTCGGTGAGTAGCGATGGTGTGGCTACCGAAGAGGAGTTTAGTGTAGCGCAAATAAAAAAGGCGCGAATACTATTCACGCCTGGAGATGATCTTAAAGGTTTATTAAATAACTTAAAGTACGAGCAAGTAAGTTAA
- a CDS encoding MBL fold metallo-hydrolase, whose protein sequence is MKSIFAALLVVISLSSCNNTNQTNNTEEETKPKEQNTSKLAVQNKSEVNIDVKPISHASFVLQLDSLKLFIDPVSAEDFKPYGQPHYILVTDIHGDHFSTETLEAMPGEFSIIAPQAVYDQLSENLKSKTLVLNNRQSEQLQTAFNLKALPMYNITEGRLDKHPKGRGNAYVINYHDNKIYISGDTEDIKEMRALENIDMAFICMNLPYTMDLNQAADAVLEFKPKKVIPYHYRGVKDGKAYYEDVEEFKSIVTSNDASIEVELLDWYDM, encoded by the coding sequence ATGAAATCTATTTTCGCTGCTTTATTAGTTGTCATTAGCTTATCAAGTTGTAACAACACAAACCAAACTAACAACACAGAAGAAGAAACGAAACCTAAAGAACAAAACACAAGCAAGTTAGCTGTTCAAAACAAAAGTGAAGTCAATATTGACGTAAAACCTATATCGCATGCTAGCTTTGTATTGCAGTTAGACAGTTTAAAGCTGTTTATAGATCCTGTTTCGGCTGAAGACTTTAAACCATACGGCCAGCCTCATTATATTTTAGTGACCGATATTCATGGTGATCATTTTAGTACAGAAACTTTAGAAGCCATGCCAGGAGAATTTAGCATAATTGCGCCACAAGCCGTTTATGACCAGCTTTCTGAAAATTTAAAATCTAAAACCTTAGTGCTTAATAATAGGCAATCAGAACAACTTCAAACTGCTTTTAATTTAAAAGCGCTACCTATGTATAATATCACCGAGGGTAGATTAGACAAGCACCCAAAAGGTCGAGGAAATGCTTATGTGATTAATTATCATGACAACAAAATTTACATTAGTGGCGATACTGAAGACATTAAAGAAATGAGAGCCCTAGAAAATATAGATATGGCTTTTATTTGTATGAATTTACCCTACACGATGGACTTAAACCAAGCAGCTGATGCGGTGTTAGAATTTAAGCCCAAAAAGGTAATTCCCTACCACTATAGAGGTGTAAAAGACGGCAAAGCTTATTATGAAGATGTTGAAGAATTTAAGTCTATCGTAACAAGTAATGATGCATCTATAGAAGTAGAATTGTTAGATTGGTATGATATGTAA
- a CDS encoding Eco57I restriction-modification methylase domain-containing protein, whose protein sequence is MALFQSTVVQKYLKAQNQKELQEKWEAFQAHFHDPSIQENIRNAKEEQYQEGFLRDLFVKILGYTLNPDTDFNLTTELKNVKNSKKADGGILVKEKVVGVIELKGTNTTDLSKVETQAFGYKNNQTNCTYVITSNFEKLRFYIDNAIEHQAFNLFELNQEQFNLLYLCLAYQNISKDTPKKIKTESLSQEDTITKQLYKDYSLFKRELFNNLTQLNPDVEALLLFKKSQKLLDRFLFLFFAEDRHLLPPNSVRLILKQWEQLQELDAYTPLYQRFKKYFSYLNTGHKGKQYDVYPYNGGLFKPDEVLDEVKIDDDLLYKHTLKLSEYDFDSEVDVNILGHIFENSLNEIEEIQEKLSTMGNATSGHDSKGVTRGDDSKDITRGHDSKDITRGDDGKHVTRGHDPLRKENKKAYEPLVISKRKKDGVFYTPKYITKYIVENTVGKLCEEQKETLNLVEEDYQLNRQKKTKEKLLQKLKDYRDWLLQLTIVDPACGSGAFLNEALNFLIAEHQYVDELETKLMGGGFVFPNIENSILENNLFGVDINNESVEIAKLSLWLRTAQPNRKLNDLSKNIKCGNSLIDDPEVAGEKAFKWETEFPQVFQEKNNKIYHITTAIHDSRTSPRMKRYKVRERRDGGTNPYPNVVYFTPEDDYIVTKSIYEIVEEDQLKLLAYNICGDHVHLLIACEIEEVPSIMQKLKSITSLKVNKARKSKKNHAENTRDLSENTRDLSENTRDLSENTRGLSENTRGHDPLRTEKNDALRKEQNKPLWQQKYSQPKEVTSHEQLNNTINYIQRNRSKHELPKHPKATQALINQMCCTIDEAFKTEYKGGFDVVIGNPPYVNARTMIKAEREWLNKNHKQLTGAWDLYVPFLLKFASVTKNKIYGWIIPNKLLISDYAEKSLEYLKRNGLNKAINISTLPIFKNVGVYPIIIIADNSNDSFNVYEIRKIENLERINDFIKEDNKFKRFKTFGDYDIQINSGTTGFEAKKILPLVNEDNEGINFAVSGSIDPYLIDISTVPYMKNRFSYPKIKLDKDILADSKIEFWNTPKVIIAGMTKRLEAFYTDKPLGLGVGIYGIYGFANFNPKFLLAILNSRFITFYLINEFKDKHLAGGYLAINKSTIEQLPLVRASHNEQLIFETKADQMLALNKELQEVSSKFKRNLQRQFPQELGKLPKKLQDWYELSFADFIKELKKKKIKLSLGQEAEWEDYFLAEQAKAKNLKNQIDQTDKEIDQMVYELYGLTDEEIKIVEGAT, encoded by the coding sequence ATGGCCTTATTTCAATCTACCGTTGTTCAGAAATACCTAAAAGCGCAAAATCAAAAAGAATTACAAGAAAAGTGGGAAGCTTTTCAAGCGCATTTTCATGATCCTAGTATTCAAGAGAATATTCGTAATGCTAAAGAAGAGCAATACCAAGAAGGTTTTTTGCGTGATTTATTTGTCAAAATTTTAGGTTACACGCTTAATCCAGATACCGATTTCAATTTAACGACTGAGCTTAAAAATGTAAAAAACAGCAAAAAAGCTGACGGCGGAATTTTAGTAAAAGAGAAAGTAGTTGGCGTCATTGAACTCAAAGGTACTAACACGACCGATTTAAGCAAAGTAGAAACCCAGGCTTTTGGTTACAAAAACAATCAAACCAATTGTACCTACGTCATCACGTCTAATTTCGAAAAATTGCGCTTTTATATTGACAATGCTATCGAACATCAAGCTTTCAATTTATTTGAGCTTAACCAAGAGCAATTCAATTTGCTGTATTTGTGCCTAGCTTACCAAAATATCAGTAAGGATACCCCTAAAAAAATTAAAACCGAATCCTTAAGCCAAGAAGATACTATAACTAAGCAACTTTATAAAGATTATAGCTTATTTAAACGAGAATTATTCAACAACTTGACGCAACTTAATCCTGATGTAGAGGCTTTGCTGCTTTTTAAAAAATCGCAAAAATTACTAGACCGATTCTTGTTTTTGTTTTTTGCAGAAGATCGGCATTTGTTGCCTCCCAATTCGGTGCGGCTCATTTTAAAGCAATGGGAGCAATTGCAAGAATTAGATGCGTACACGCCATTATATCAACGGTTCAAAAAATACTTTAGCTATTTAAACACAGGACACAAAGGCAAGCAATACGATGTTTACCCATACAATGGCGGTTTGTTTAAACCTGATGAAGTTTTAGATGAAGTAAAAATTGATGACGATTTACTTTATAAACACACGCTGAAACTTTCGGAATACGATTTTGATAGTGAAGTAGATGTGAACATACTCGGACACATTTTTGAAAATTCTTTAAATGAAATTGAAGAAATACAAGAAAAGCTGTCTACCATGGGTAATGCTACAAGTGGTCATGATAGCAAAGGTGTTACAAGAGGTGATGATAGTAAGGATATTACAAGGGGTCATGATAGTAAGGATATTACAAGGGGTGATGATGGTAAGCATGTTACAAGGGGTCATGACCCCTTGAGAAAAGAAAACAAAAAGGCTTATGAGCCCTTGGTAATAAGCAAGCGAAAAAAAGACGGCGTTTTTTACACGCCAAAATACATTACCAAATACATTGTAGAAAATACAGTAGGCAAGCTTTGCGAAGAACAAAAAGAAACACTCAACTTAGTTGAAGAGGATTACCAACTGAATAGACAAAAGAAAACCAAAGAGAAACTTTTACAAAAGCTGAAAGATTACCGAGATTGGCTATTGCAACTCACCATAGTAGATCCTGCTTGTGGTTCGGGTGCATTTCTCAATGAAGCTTTAAACTTTTTAATTGCCGAACACCAATATGTAGACGAATTAGAAACTAAACTCATGGGTGGTGGTTTTGTATTTCCGAATATAGAAAACAGCATTTTAGAAAACAATTTATTTGGCGTAGACATTAATAACGAATCGGTAGAAATTGCCAAGCTTTCATTATGGTTAAGAACCGCCCAACCCAACAGAAAGTTGAATGATTTAAGTAAAAACATAAAATGTGGTAACTCTTTAATAGACGATCCCGAAGTGGCTGGCGAAAAGGCTTTTAAGTGGGAAACCGAATTTCCGCAGGTATTTCAAGAAAAAAACAATAAAATTTACCATATCACCACAGCAATTCACGACAGCCGAACTTCACCTAGAATGAAACGTTACAAGGTAAGAGAACGTCGAGACGGCGGAACCAATCCCTACCCGAACGTGGTATATTTTACCCCAGAAGATGACTATATAGTCACCAAAAGCATTTATGAGATAGTAGAAGAAGACCAATTGAAGCTATTGGCCTATAATATTTGTGGCGATCATGTACATTTATTAATCGCCTGCGAGATAGAAGAGGTGCCAAGCATTATGCAGAAGCTAAAATCTATCACGTCGCTTAAAGTTAACAAAGCCAGAAAGTCTAAAAAGAATCATGCAGAAAATACAAGGGATCTTTCAGAAAATACAAGGGATCTTTCAGAAAATACAAGGGATCTTTCAGAAAATACAAGGGGTCTTTCAGAAAATACAAGGGGTCATGACCCCTTGCGTACAGAAAAAAATGACGCCTTGCGTAAAGAACAAAACAAACCCTTGTGGCAACAAAAATATTCACAGCCTAAGGAAGTGACTTCACATGAGCAGCTGAATAATACCATTAACTATATACAGCGCAACCGCAGTAAGCACGAACTACCCAAACATCCCAAAGCAACCCAAGCCTTGATTAACCAGATGTGTTGCACCATAGACGAAGCCTTTAAAACCGAATATAAAGGTGGTTTTGATGTAGTAATTGGGAATCCGCCTTATGTTAATGCTCGCACTATGATAAAAGCTGAAAGGGAATGGCTTAATAAAAATCATAAGCAACTTACAGGTGCGTGGGATTTATATGTGCCTTTTTTATTAAAATTTGCTAGCGTTACAAAAAATAAAATTTATGGCTGGATAATACCAAACAAATTACTTATAAGTGATTATGCAGAAAAATCACTAGAGTATTTAAAAAGAAACGGATTAAATAAAGCAATCAATATCTCTACTTTACCAATTTTTAAAAATGTTGGAGTTTATCCAATAATCATAATAGCAGATAATTCAAACGATTCGTTCAATGTTTACGAAATTAGAAAAATAGAAAATCTTGAGAGGATAAATGACTTCATAAAGGAAGATAATAAATTCAAAAGATTTAAAACTTTTGGTGATTATGATATTCAGATTAATTCAGGGACAACAGGCTTTGAAGCTAAAAAAATTCTTCCGTTAGTAAACGAAGATAATGAAGGTATTAATTTTGCTGTAAGTGGATCAATTGATCCATATTTAATTGATATATCTACTGTTCCATATATGAAAAATAGATTTAGCTATCCAAAAATTAAGCTTGATAAAGATATTTTAGCTGATTCTAAAATTGAATTTTGGAATACTCCTAAGGTTATTATTGCTGGAATGACAAAAAGGCTTGAGGCATTTTATACTGATAAACCTTTAGGCTTAGGTGTTGGAATTTATGGAATATATGGATTTGCAAATTTCAATCCAAAATTCTTATTAGCGATTTTAAACAGTAGGTTTATAACTTTTTATTTAATTAATGAATTTAAAGACAAGCATTTAGCAGGTGGCTATTTAGCTATAAATAAATCAACAATTGAACAATTACCCTTAGTAAGAGCATCACATAATGAACAATTAATTTTTGAAACAAAAGCCGACCAAATGTTGGCTTTAAACAAAGAATTACAAGAAGTCTCCTCAAAATTCAAACGCAATCTACAACGCCAATTTCCCCAAGAGTTAGGAAAACTCCCTAAAAAGCTACAAGATTGGTATGAGTTGAGTTTTGCCGATTTCATCAAAGAACTTAAAAAGAAAAAAATTAAACTCAGCTTAGGTCAAGAAGCCGAGTGGGAAGATTATTTTTTGGCCGAGCAAGCCAAAGCCAAAAACCTTAAAAACCAAATCGACCAAACCGACAAAGAAATCGACCAAATGGTGTATGAGTTGTATGGCTTAACAGATGAAGAAATAAAAATCGTAGAAGGAGCAACTTAA
- the cmk gene encoding (d)CMP kinase: MKDITIAIDGHSSTGKSTVAKQLAKQLNYTYVDTGAMYRAVTYFAMQNNCFNGAQLQTEALLKQLDEISISFDFNQETQKSYILLNGKNVEDSIRSMSVSNKVSTVAKIPQVRSKLVEIQQKMGKKGRIVMDGRDIGSVVFPDAELKLFMTASVEARAQRRFNEIKSKNPQVTYQDVLNNVIERDQIDSTRSVSPLIKTEDAILIDNTNLTPEAQFTQILQLAQQRIKAH, encoded by the coding sequence ATGAAAGACATTACAATTGCTATAGATGGTCATTCATCTACAGGAAAATCTACCGTTGCTAAACAACTAGCCAAGCAGCTAAATTATACTTATGTAGATACTGGCGCCATGTACAGAGCGGTTACTTATTTTGCCATGCAAAACAATTGTTTTAATGGTGCACAATTACAAACGGAAGCTTTATTAAAACAGCTTGATGAAATCAGCATTAGTTTTGATTTTAACCAAGAGACTCAAAAAAGCTATATATTATTGAATGGAAAAAATGTTGAAGATTCTATTCGTAGCATGTCTGTTTCAAACAAAGTAAGCACCGTTGCTAAGATACCGCAAGTGCGTTCAAAATTAGTTGAAATTCAACAAAAGATGGGAAAAAAAGGCAGAATTGTAATGGATGGCCGCGATATTGGAAGTGTTGTATTTCCTGATGCCGAACTAAAGCTTTTTATGACGGCTAGTGTTGAAGCTAGAGCACAGCGTAGGTTTAACGAGATTAAAAGCAAAAACCCACAAGTTACTTACCAAGATGTTTTAAATAATGTTATTGAGCGAGACCAAATCGACTCAACACGAAGTGTTTCACCATTAATTAAGACAGAAGATGCTATATTAATAGATAATACTAATCTCACCCCAGAAGCACAATTCACGCAAATACTTCAACTCGCACAGCAACGGATTAAAGCGCATTAA
- a CDS encoding HD family phosphohydrolase, whose product MNKILDFLYKKQSLIYKIFLFLLSVFLIVYFFPTQGKFKYEIVKNKPWQYENLYAPFDFPILKSDEELEVEKIEVQSSHIPYYNYNQATASKILQNWESKLNPEIDSLIPNKIGHHLIQHLLDSIYSRGLISETKQLNNKDLIYLKRGNKVQEITYKDLINQAALDRFLNSALDTLNQTTQTSIKSFFYDLLEPNVTYDRDFNEKLINSEIANISPTRGSVSKGSKIIAKGELIEGEKLRILESLKSEYQSEDLDSSSYVMILSGYALLVALALLMLLLFLYQYRQDIYENNNKLTFIFFNILFMVFLTLVVMKIGYKYVYIVPLCILPLTLKAFFDARLGLFSHVITVLILGFVVPNSFEYMFLQISAGIVTILTVSELYKRANLFISVAQITGVYMFSYLAFSMIQEADFQSIDYNNFIYFILSGVGLLFVQPLIYTYEKIFGLVSDLSLLELTDTNSKILKELANVAPGTFHHSLNVANLAEAAANEIGANALLVRVGALYHDIGKMKNPIYFTENQSTNITPHDELSPQESAQIIIGHRLEGIEFAKKNNLPDRIIDFIRTHHGTTTVYYFYQKAQEDAPEGVTINPEDFTYPGPKPYSKETAILMMCDSVEAASKSLKSPNTNLIDEFVEKIINKQIDDNQFENANITFKDIQLIKKILKAKLNNIYHLRIEYPD is encoded by the coding sequence ATGAATAAAATCTTAGATTTTTTATATAAAAAGCAGTCATTAATTTACAAGATATTCTTGTTTTTGTTGAGTGTTTTTTTAATAGTCTATTTTTTTCCGACACAAGGAAAATTTAAATATGAAATTGTAAAAAACAAACCTTGGCAGTATGAAAATCTATATGCGCCATTTGATTTTCCAATATTAAAATCAGACGAAGAATTAGAGGTTGAAAAAATTGAAGTGCAGTCTTCGCATATTCCTTATTATAATTATAACCAAGCTACCGCATCTAAAATTCTTCAAAATTGGGAGTCTAAATTAAATCCTGAAATAGACTCTTTAATCCCAAATAAAATTGGTCATCATCTAATTCAACATCTATTAGATAGTATTTATAGTAGAGGTTTAATTAGCGAGACTAAACAGCTTAATAACAAAGATTTAATTTATTTAAAAAGAGGTAATAAGGTTCAAGAAATTACATACAAGGATTTAATTAATCAAGCGGCTTTAGATCGTTTTTTAAATTCAGCTTTAGATACGCTTAACCAAACAACTCAAACAAGTATAAAATCTTTTTTTTATGATTTACTTGAACCTAATGTAACTTATGATCGAGACTTTAATGAGAAGTTGATTAATTCTGAAATTGCTAATATTTCGCCCACACGCGGTAGTGTATCTAAAGGTAGTAAAATAATTGCTAAAGGAGAACTCATTGAAGGAGAAAAACTGCGTATTCTAGAATCGCTTAAATCAGAATATCAGTCTGAAGATTTAGATTCTAGTAGTTATGTTATGATTTTATCTGGCTACGCTCTTTTAGTGGCTTTAGCCTTGCTGATGCTGCTCTTATTTTTATACCAATACAGGCAAGATATTTACGAAAATAATAATAAACTTACCTTTATTTTTTTCAATATCTTGTTCATGGTTTTCTTAACCTTAGTCGTTATGAAAATTGGTTACAAATATGTGTATATCGTTCCGCTCTGTATTTTGCCTTTAACCTTAAAAGCTTTTTTTGATGCCCGTTTAGGTTTATTTTCTCACGTTATAACGGTTCTAATTTTGGGTTTTGTTGTTCCTAATAGCTTCGAGTACATGTTTTTACAAATAAGTGCCGGAATAGTTACTATTTTAACGGTTTCTGAACTCTATAAACGTGCCAATCTGTTTATTTCTGTAGCCCAAATTACTGGGGTTTATATGTTTTCATATCTAGCTTTTAGTATGATTCAAGAGGCTGATTTTCAATCGATAGATTATAATAATTTTATCTATTTTATACTCAGTGGTGTTGGCTTGCTATTTGTGCAGCCACTAATTTATACCTATGAAAAAATCTTCGGATTAGTATCAGATTTATCATTGTTAGAATTAACCGATACCAATTCAAAAATATTAAAAGAACTGGCCAATGTGGCTCCAGGAACATTTCATCATTCATTAAATGTGGCAAACCTTGCTGAAGCAGCTGCAAATGAGATTGGTGCTAATGCTTTGTTAGTGCGTGTTGGTGCTTTGTATCATGATATTGGTAAAATGAAAAATCCAATTTATTTTACCGAAAATCAATCTACTAATATCACGCCGCATGATGAGCTCTCACCTCAAGAAAGCGCTCAAATTATCATCGGTCATAGACTTGAAGGCATAGAATTTGCTAAAAAAAATAATTTACCAGACCGTATTATCGATTTTATAAGAACACATCACGGTACCACAACAGTTTATTACTTTTACCAAAAAGCCCAAGAAGATGCACCAGAAGGTGTAACTATTAATCCTGAAGATTTTACCTATCCAGGGCCAAAACCTTACAGTAAAGAAACCGCTATTTTAATGATGTGTGATAGTGTAGAAGCGGCTAGTAAAAGTTTAAAATCACCCAATACAAACCTGATAGACGAGTTTGTAGAAAAGATCATTAATAAACAGATAGATGACAATCAATTTGAAAACGCAAACATTACGTTTAAAGATATTCAACTCATTAAAAAAATTCTTAAAGCAAAGTTGAATAACATCTATCATCTACGTATAGAATATCCAGATTAA
- the rpsA gene encoding 30S ribosomal protein S1, translating to MAEAKNTEKQQDVAQTEEKQTLQASEQQQNPQQFLEDFNWHKYEEGIDEVADEQLDQFEKLVEENFVDTLHNEVVEGTVIKITEQDAIIDINAKSEGVISLNEFRYNPDLKEGDKVDVLIDIREDEEGQLILSHRKARVIRAWERVNKAQQDGTVVNGSVKCRTKGGMIVDVFGIEAFLPGSQIDVKPIRDYDAYVGKNMEFKVVKINHEFKNVVVSHKALIEADIEEQKKEIIGQLEKGQVLEGVVKNITSYGVFVDLGGVDGLIHITDLSWSRINHPNEVVELDQTLNVVILDFDEDKTRIQLGLKQLSKHPWEALDENLKVGDNVKGKVTVIADYGAFIEVEEGVEGLIHVSEMSWSTHLRSAQDFVNVGDEVEAKILTLDREERKMSLGIKQLTPDPWTDITSKYPVGSKHTGEVRNFTNFGVFVELEEGIDGLIYISDLSWTKKIKHPSEFCKVGDKLDVVVLELDVEGRKLSLGHKQTEVNPWDKYAEEFAVGTKHTAEITDIVDKGATVKFNTDVTAFVPSRHLIKEDESKLSKGETAEFIVIEFNKEFKRVVASHTAIHKEEEQKIVKQAQKKSKEEDNKTTLGDANAELQALKDKMEGK from the coding sequence ATGGCTGAAGCTAAAAACACCGAAAAGCAACAAGACGTTGCTCAAACAGAAGAAAAGCAAACATTGCAAGCTTCTGAACAACAACAAAATCCTCAACAATTTTTAGAAGATTTTAACTGGCACAAATACGAAGAAGGTATTGATGAAGTGGCAGATGAACAGTTAGACCAGTTTGAAAAACTAGTTGAAGAAAACTTTGTAGATACACTTCATAACGAAGTTGTTGAAGGTACTGTTATTAAAATCACAGAGCAGGATGCTATTATCGATATTAACGCCAAAAGTGAAGGTGTAATCTCGTTAAATGAATTTAGATACAATCCTGACCTAAAAGAAGGCGACAAGGTAGATGTTTTAATAGATATTCGTGAAGACGAAGAAGGTCAATTAATATTATCTCACCGTAAAGCACGTGTAATTAGAGCTTGGGAGCGCGTTAATAAAGCGCAACAAGATGGTACAGTAGTTAATGGTTCTGTAAAATGCAGAACTAAAGGTGGTATGATTGTAGATGTTTTTGGCATCGAAGCTTTCTTACCAGGTTCTCAAATTGATGTTAAGCCAATTAGAGATTACGACGCTTACGTAGGTAAAAACATGGAGTTTAAAGTGGTTAAAATTAATCACGAATTTAAAAACGTTGTTGTTTCTCATAAAGCACTTATAGAAGCTGATATTGAAGAGCAGAAGAAAGAAATCATCGGTCAATTAGAAAAAGGACAAGTTTTAGAAGGTGTTGTTAAAAACATTACATCTTACGGCGTGTTTGTTGACCTTGGTGGTGTTGATGGATTAATTCATATCACAGACCTTTCTTGGTCAAGAATTAATCATCCAAACGAAGTTGTCGAGTTAGACCAAACTTTAAATGTTGTAATCTTAGACTTCGACGAAGACAAAACAAGAATTCAACTTGGTTTAAAACAATTAAGCAAACATCCTTGGGAAGCTTTAGATGAAAACTTAAAAGTTGGTGACAATGTTAAAGGTAAAGTAACTGTTATTGCAGATTACGGTGCATTTATCGAAGTAGAAGAAGGCGTTGAAGGTTTAATTCACGTTTCTGAAATGTCATGGAGTACTCACTTACGTTCAGCACAAGATTTTGTTAACGTTGGCGATGAAGTTGAAGCTAAAATTTTAACCCTAGATCGCGAAGAACGCAAAATGTCTCTTGGTATTAAGCAATTAACACCAGACCCATGGACAGATATTACTTCTAAATACCCAGTAGGTTCTAAGCATACAGGTGAGGTTAGAAACTTTACTAACTTTGGTGTGTTTGTTGAATTAGAAGAAGGTATTGATGGCTTAATTTATATCTCAGACTTATCTTGGACTAAGAAAATTAAGCATCCATCTGAATTCTGTAAAGTAGGCGATAAGTTAGATGTTGTTGTACTTGAATTAGATGTAGAAGGACGCAAATTAAGTTTAGGTCACAAGCAAACAGAAGTAAACCCTTGGGACAAATATGCTGAGGAGTTTGCAGTTGGAACTAAGCATACGGCTGAAATTACCGATATCGTAGATAAAGGTGCAACCGTTAAATTTAATACTGATGTAACGGCTTTTGTACCATCACGTCACTTAATTAAAGAAGACGAGTCTAAATTATCTAAAGGTGAAACAGCTGAATTTATTGTAATTGAATTCAACAAAGAATTTAAGCGTGTTGTTGCTTCACATACAGCTATTCACAAAGAAGAAGAGCAAAAGATTGTAAAACAAGCACAGAAAAAATCTAAAGAAGAAGATAATAAAACAACTTTAGGTGATGCAAATGCAGAATTACAAGCTTTAAAAGATAAAATGGAAGGGAAGTAA
- a CDS encoding serine hydrolase domain-containing protein — MIKNKKAKWIVRGILLVGTVISLFFVPWILVKAWLLPLPDTVQEQVDEAIGHGFDGMIVYIDQAGQPPQFYTGGWNDRSKKIPAKPESLFKIASISKLYTAVTMTKLVNEKRLDFNQVLTDFLPELKNRIEYADDISLKMMIQHRSGIPNYTDNPKFWVDEEANSKHALDFALDLPARFKPDQAYHYSNTNYLLLRKIMDQVLGYNHHEYIKTHILEPLQLQNTFFSINEVNLDHVMSGYYVGYEDDFKSRDNGMLATAEDVGIFIRALNDGSVFNESEQELYPYEYEHGGLVVGYQSLAEYHEDLDTVVVQFINTTDFEGYEWNLSEITINRIVSILKRNNN; from the coding sequence ATGATTAAAAACAAAAAAGCCAAATGGATTGTTAGAGGCATTCTACTTGTTGGTACTGTAATTTCTTTATTTTTTGTGCCCTGGATTTTAGTCAAAGCGTGGCTGCTACCCTTACCAGATACGGTACAGGAACAAGTTGATGAGGCTATCGGGCATGGTTTTGATGGTATGATTGTATACATCGACCAAGCTGGCCAACCACCTCAATTTTACACTGGTGGATGGAATGACCGCTCAAAAAAAATCCCAGCCAAGCCAGAATCCTTGTTTAAAATTGCTAGTATTAGCAAACTATATACGGCCGTGACCATGACTAAATTAGTGAATGAAAAACGCTTAGATTTTAATCAAGTACTCACTGATTTTCTTCCCGAACTTAAAAACCGTATAGAATATGCCGATGATATTAGTTTAAAAATGATGATACAACATCGGTCTGGCATCCCAAACTACACAGACAATCCAAAATTTTGGGTCGATGAAGAAGCTAATAGTAAACACGCCTTAGATTTTGCCCTAGATTTACCTGCCCGATTTAAACCTGACCAAGCATACCACTACTCTAACACTAATTATTTGTTGCTGCGCAAGATTATGGATCAAGTTTTAGGCTATAACCACCACGAATACATCAAAACTCATATTTTAGAACCTCTTCAGCTGCAAAACACTTTTTTTTCTATTAACGAAGTTAACTTAGACCATGTCATGAGTGGTTATTACGTTGGTTATGAAGATGATTTTAAATCCCGTGATAATGGTATGTTAGCCACTGCTGAAGATGTTGGTATTTTTATACGTGCTTTAAATGATGGCTCTGTTTTTAATGAAAGTGAACAAGAACTTTATCCTTATGAGTACGAGCATGGCGGTTTGGTGGTGGGCTACCAAAGTTTAGCCGAATATCACGAAGACCTTGATACTGTCGTGGTTCAATTTATAAACACTACCGATTTTGAAGGCTATGAATGGAATTTATCTGAAATTACTATTAACCGAATAGTGAGCATCTTAAAACGCAACAACAACTAG